One stretch of Bradyrhizobium canariense DNA includes these proteins:
- a CDS encoding ABC transporter ATP-binding protein produces the protein MTSALTAEDLHTYYGKSHILHGVSLEVEEGKITALLGRNGAGKTTTLRSLMGLTPAREGKITIFGKDTTHWPTFRIAAEGVGFVPEGRRIFANLSVEENLKVPLERPGPWTIARIYQLFPRLEERRLNRGRQLSGGEQEMLSIARALLLNPRLLILDEPSQGLAPLIVREVFRIVQQMKTEGISVLLVEQNARMSLEIADNAYVLDDGIVVYSGTARELAADEARVRSLAGASAEEWTIA, from the coding sequence ATGACATCAGCACTGACAGCCGAAGACCTCCATACCTATTACGGCAAGAGCCATATCCTGCATGGCGTCAGTCTCGAGGTCGAAGAGGGCAAGATCACCGCGCTGCTCGGGCGCAACGGCGCCGGGAAGACAACGACGCTGCGAAGCCTGATGGGCCTTACGCCGGCGCGCGAAGGCAAGATCACGATATTCGGCAAGGACACCACGCATTGGCCGACCTTCCGCATTGCCGCTGAGGGCGTGGGCTTTGTGCCCGAAGGCCGACGCATCTTCGCCAACCTCAGCGTCGAGGAAAATCTCAAGGTTCCGCTTGAGCGCCCAGGTCCGTGGACCATCGCGCGGATCTACCAGCTGTTTCCGCGCCTGGAGGAGCGCAGGCTGAACCGCGGCCGGCAGCTTTCCGGTGGCGAGCAGGAAATGCTGTCGATCGCGCGCGCGTTGCTGCTCAACCCGAGACTCCTGATTCTTGACGAGCCGTCACAAGGGTTGGCACCGCTGATCGTGCGCGAGGTGTTCCGCATCGTCCAGCAGATGAAGACCGAGGGCATCTCGGTTCTGCTGGTCGAACAGAATGCGCGGATGAGCCTGGAAATCGCCGACAACGCCTATGTGCTGGATGACGGCATCGTGGTCTATTCTGGCACGGCCCGCGAACTCGCGGCCGACGAGGCGCGGGTCCGCTCGCTCGCCGGCGCCAGCGCCGAGGAATGGACGATCGCTTAA
- a CDS encoding TRAP transporter large permease: MPEPLALLSDGELAHLPGSIDPEESAVKRGPVADRIRAALNGLDYAFRAILVIALVLQLAIVLTGIVSRFWFDESLLWADEAAKLFLSLTAFVGGALAFRARHHTTVEFLTGKFSPQWRSSFAIGIDLLVLVAAVVVGYVSLDLLSISATSNTPILQINAAWLVLPLTVGLALTALFAVERLLYVYALRAVVPVACAVALLVGLVYAISVVPSLHLDNGAALGVMLIAFLLAVLLGLPVSFAMLLGSLTFLLISGVAPLIAVAQNTFDGTSNYILLTLPFFIWAGLIMEKGGISLRLVRFAMTLVGHMRGGLLQVVVLTIYMVSGISGSKIADVVAVGSVLRRELKRQGYRPEQGAAVLASSAAMSETIPPSLAMLVLGSVAPISIGTLFIAGLMPAAVIALLLMVLNYVLSRRDNMASAPRATSAELLRATGGAVLPLVMPVIMVIGIRFGVATPTEVSSVAVLYGLILAFVIYRAVDLKALYQIAVESCLLAGMVLFIIAAAFSFAWTLTAANLPSNLAMILHSLGDNRTVFILGSIVLLIVVGSLLEGLPALIILGPLLMPIAGQYGIDIIHYSMIMILAMGVGIFIPPIGIGFYVSCTVSESRLEATSRAMLPYLAVLIIGVLVVAFVPWFTLAVPRLIRGH; the protein is encoded by the coding sequence ATGCCTGAGCCGCTGGCGCTGCTTTCCGACGGCGAGCTCGCACACCTGCCCGGGTCTATTGATCCGGAGGAATCCGCGGTCAAGCGCGGCCCGGTCGCGGATCGGATCCGCGCCGCGCTGAACGGGTTGGATTATGCTTTTCGCGCGATCCTGGTGATCGCGCTCGTGCTCCAGCTCGCAATCGTTCTGACCGGAATCGTTTCGCGCTTCTGGTTCGACGAGTCGCTGTTGTGGGCCGACGAAGCCGCAAAGCTGTTTCTGTCGCTGACCGCGTTCGTCGGCGGCGCGCTGGCGTTTCGCGCCCGCCATCATACCACCGTGGAATTCTTGACCGGAAAGTTCTCGCCACAATGGCGATCGTCGTTTGCGATCGGGATTGATCTGCTGGTTCTGGTTGCCGCTGTCGTGGTGGGATATGTCTCGCTTGACCTGCTGTCGATTTCGGCAACGTCGAATACGCCGATCCTGCAGATCAACGCGGCGTGGCTGGTATTGCCGCTGACGGTGGGACTCGCGCTCACCGCATTGTTCGCCGTCGAGCGTCTGCTTTATGTCTATGCGCTGCGTGCCGTGGTTCCGGTGGCCTGCGCCGTCGCGCTCTTGGTCGGGCTGGTTTATGCGATCAGCGTCGTGCCTTCGCTGCATCTCGATAACGGCGCGGCGCTCGGCGTCATGCTGATCGCATTTTTGCTGGCGGTCCTGCTCGGACTGCCCGTCAGCTTTGCCATGCTGCTGGGTTCGCTCACGTTCCTCCTGATCAGCGGCGTCGCCCCGCTGATCGCGGTCGCGCAGAACACGTTTGACGGCACCAGCAATTACATCCTGCTCACGCTGCCGTTCTTTATCTGGGCCGGCCTGATCATGGAGAAGGGCGGGATCAGCCTCCGTCTCGTGCGCTTCGCCATGACGCTGGTCGGCCACATGCGCGGCGGGCTGCTGCAGGTCGTGGTGCTGACGATCTACATGGTGTCAGGAATTTCCGGCTCGAAGATCGCCGATGTCGTCGCGGTCGGATCGGTGCTGCGCCGCGAGTTGAAGCGGCAGGGCTACAGGCCCGAGCAGGGCGCCGCCGTGCTGGCGTCATCGGCCGCGATGTCGGAGACGATTCCGCCGAGCCTTGCCATGCTGGTGTTGGGATCGGTGGCGCCGATTTCGATCGGGACATTGTTTATCGCGGGCCTGATGCCGGCCGCTGTGATCGCGCTATTGCTGATGGTGCTCAACTATGTGTTGTCGCGGCGCGACAACATGGCTTCCGCGCCGCGGGCGACCTCGGCCGAATTGCTGCGGGCGACCGGCGGCGCCGTGCTGCCGCTGGTGATGCCGGTCATCATGGTGATCGGCATCCGTTTTGGCGTTGCGACGCCGACCGAAGTTTCCAGCGTTGCGGTGCTGTATGGATTGATTTTGGCTTTCGTCATCTATCGCGCTGTCGATCTCAAAGCGCTGTACCAAATCGCGGTGGAATCCTGCCTGCTGGCGGGAATGGTGCTTTTCATCATCGCTGCCGCTTTCTCCTTTGCCTGGACGCTGACCGCTGCCAACCTGCCGTCCAATCTCGCGATGATCCTGCATTCGCTCGGTGATAACCGCACCGTGTTCATTCTCGGCTCGATCGTGCTGCTGATCGTGGTGGGATCGCTGCTGGAGGGACTTCCGGCGCTGATCATCCTTGGGCCGCTGCTGATGCCGATCGCCGGCCAGTATGGCATCGACATCATCCACTACAGCATGATCATGATCCTCGCGATGGGGGTGGGAATCTTCATCCCGCCGATCGGCATCGGCTTCTACGTCTCCTGCACCGTGTCGGAGAGCCGTCTTGAAGCCACCAGCCGGGCGATGCTGCCCTATCTGGCGGTCTTGATCATCGGGGTGTTGGTCGTGGCTTTTGTCCCCTGGTTCACGCTCGCGGTGCCGCGTCTGATCCGGGGCCATTGA
- a CDS encoding branched-chain amino acid ABC transporter permease, with amino-acid sequence MTLLLLFNITNGLIVGAFYVLMALGLSLILNLSNVINFAHGGFLVIGGYIAYAITPYVGFWGALLLAPPLTAIIGLAVERVLIRPLYGRDPLYSLLLTFGLAFIIEDGTRFIFGAQGKPMTIPAFLAQPLSNDLFFITWYRLFMVAVVVIAVTGLFLLLRYTRLGIRIRAGTLDLETVAALGINVQMLRSLNFAVGIFLAGLSGVLAAGQLGLEPTMGTGLLMPSFIAIIVGGIGSLPGTLMGGLLIGVASGLTAVFFPAASEAVIYVMMAVVLLIRPRGLFGEEGMLS; translated from the coding sequence ATGACGCTGCTTCTCCTGTTCAACATCACCAACGGGCTCATTGTCGGTGCCTTCTACGTGCTGATGGCGCTCGGCCTTTCCCTGATTCTCAACTTGAGCAACGTCATCAATTTCGCGCATGGCGGATTTCTGGTGATCGGCGGCTACATCGCCTATGCGATCACGCCATATGTCGGCTTTTGGGGCGCGTTACTGCTTGCGCCGCCACTGACAGCCATTATAGGGCTTGCGGTTGAACGCGTGCTGATCCGGCCGCTCTACGGACGCGATCCGCTCTACAGCCTGCTGCTCACCTTCGGCCTGGCGTTCATCATCGAGGACGGCACCCGCTTCATCTTCGGCGCGCAGGGCAAGCCGATGACCATTCCGGCGTTTCTGGCGCAGCCGCTGAGCAATGATCTGTTCTTCATCACCTGGTACCGCCTTTTCATGGTGGCGGTGGTGGTGATCGCGGTGACCGGGCTATTCCTGCTGCTGCGTTATACGCGGCTCGGCATTCGCATCCGTGCCGGCACGCTCGATCTCGAAACCGTCGCGGCGCTCGGCATCAATGTACAGATGCTGCGCTCGCTTAATTTTGCGGTCGGCATTTTCCTCGCGGGCCTCAGCGGCGTTCTGGCGGCCGGGCAACTCGGCCTCGAGCCGACCATGGGCACCGGCCTTCTGATGCCGAGCTTCATCGCCATCATCGTCGGCGGCATCGGCAGCCTGCCGGGAACGCTGATGGGCGGCTTGCTGATCGGGGTGGCGTCGGGACTGACAGCGGTATTTTTCCCAGCCGCCAGTGAAGCCGTGATCTACGTCATGATGGCGGTCGTCCTCCTGATCCGCCCCCGTGGACTATTCGGCGAAGAAGGAATGCTGAGTTGA
- a CDS encoding TRAP transporter substrate-binding protein yields MIERRKLLKIGASGIAASVAMPFIGRTGWAATPTHTLKLTFADTQSHPLYDVLKRFSDDVSKRTSGAIEIQVFSIGQLGSGTNILTGLQTGIIDFCAHTSGFIDTIFPKFQVVDLPFLFSDAASAEKLLDGPTGGKLLDMLPSKGIYGLGYGHWGWRVVSTIDKKIPEPGDMKGLKIRVQPGAIFASTFRTLGASPVAIDLTEVYLALSQRVIDAVETPMISLAATKHDEIVNTINMTNQVYNVGVMMASKSKFDALPKDAQEAIRAASVNLTKDWRMTIATKSDEIAQRYKTKGMTIVEVNREHYLKATESVYPQFKDIIGADLYDSVLREAGHA; encoded by the coding sequence ATGATCGAACGACGCAAGCTTCTGAAGATCGGCGCGTCTGGCATTGCGGCGTCGGTGGCGATGCCCTTCATCGGGCGGACCGGCTGGGCCGCGACGCCCACCCATACGCTGAAGCTGACCTTCGCCGACACGCAGAGCCATCCGCTCTATGATGTGCTCAAGCGCTTTTCCGACGATGTTTCGAAGCGTACCTCCGGCGCCATCGAAATTCAGGTGTTCAGCATCGGCCAGCTCGGCAGCGGCACCAACATCCTGACCGGCCTTCAGACCGGAATCATCGATTTCTGCGCGCACACATCGGGATTCATCGACACGATATTTCCGAAATTCCAGGTCGTCGATCTGCCGTTCCTGTTTTCGGACGCCGCGTCAGCCGAGAAATTGCTCGATGGACCGACCGGCGGCAAGCTGCTCGATATGCTGCCGTCGAAGGGCATCTATGGTCTCGGCTACGGCCATTGGGGATGGCGTGTGGTGTCGACCATCGACAAAAAGATCCCCGAGCCCGGTGACATGAAGGGACTGAAAATCCGGGTGCAGCCGGGCGCCATTTTCGCTTCGACCTTCCGCACCCTGGGCGCGAGCCCGGTCGCGATCGACCTGACCGAAGTCTATCTCGCGCTGTCACAGCGCGTTATCGATGCGGTCGAGACGCCGATGATTTCGCTCGCCGCGACCAAGCACGACGAGATCGTCAACACCATCAACATGACCAATCAGGTCTACAATGTCGGTGTCATGATGGCGAGCAAGTCCAAGTTCGACGCGCTGCCCAAGGACGCGCAGGAGGCGATTCGCGCCGCAAGCGTCAACCTTACCAAGGACTGGCGGATGACGATTGCCACCAAGAGCGACGAGATCGCCCAGCGCTACAAGACCAAGGGCATGACCATCGTCGAGGTCAACCGCGAGCATTATCTCAAGGCTACGGAGAGCGTTTACCCGCAATTCAAGGACATTATCGGGGCCGATCTGTACGATAGCGTCCTGCGGGAAGCCGGGCATGCCTGA
- a CDS encoding amidohydrolase family protein, protein MTTRRDFLKAGGAAAATGVVFCSCGLLQSAHAQQPTRQKLPVMVDGKRVKTIDVHSHCQFHETSALLGDTPPISVRGVDETYVEIDKRLAAMDAQAVDIEVLSINPNWYDRDRDLAGKVVKIQNEKLAELCASKPDRFAGFASLTLQAPDLAVQELETAVKKQGLKGAAIGGTVNGVAFSDPKFHPVWAKAEELGVPLFIHPQGVPELNKQLAGNGWLTNAIAYPVETTIALSHMIFEGTFDRFPKLKVIAAHGGGFLPSYADRSDHACLVNPKGCNPEIKLQKQPTEYLRQIYFDSLVFTPEALRHLVAQVGAGQVVLGSDYPFPWELHPVDPILATASLSDSEKADILGYTAAKLMNIEV, encoded by the coding sequence ATGACCACACGGCGTGATTTTCTCAAAGCAGGTGGCGCTGCCGCTGCCACCGGCGTTGTCTTCTGCAGTTGTGGCCTTTTGCAAAGCGCGCACGCGCAGCAGCCGACGCGCCAGAAGTTGCCCGTCATGGTCGACGGAAAGCGGGTCAAGACCATCGACGTGCATTCCCATTGCCAGTTCCATGAAACCAGTGCGCTGCTCGGCGACACCCCGCCAATCAGCGTCAGAGGCGTGGATGAGACGTATGTCGAGATCGACAAACGGCTCGCCGCCATGGACGCACAGGCCGTCGACATCGAGGTACTGTCGATCAATCCCAACTGGTATGACCGCGACCGCGATCTCGCCGGCAAGGTCGTCAAAATCCAGAACGAGAAACTGGCCGAGCTTTGTGCCTCGAAGCCTGACCGGTTTGCAGGCTTTGCCTCGCTCACGTTGCAGGCGCCGGATCTCGCCGTGCAGGAACTCGAAACAGCGGTGAAGAAGCAGGGACTGAAGGGCGCTGCGATCGGCGGCACAGTGAACGGTGTTGCGTTCTCCGATCCCAAATTTCATCCGGTCTGGGCCAAGGCCGAAGAACTCGGCGTGCCCTTGTTCATTCATCCGCAGGGCGTGCCCGAGCTCAACAAGCAATTGGCCGGCAATGGCTGGCTCACCAACGCGATCGCCTATCCGGTCGAGACCACGATCGCGCTGTCGCATATGATCTTCGAGGGTACGTTCGATCGTTTTCCCAAACTGAAAGTGATCGCTGCCCATGGCGGCGGCTTCCTGCCTTCTTACGCCGACCGTTCCGATCATGCTTGTTTGGTCAACCCCAAAGGCTGCAATCCGGAGATCAAGCTCCAGAAGCAACCGACGGAATATCTCAGGCAGATCTATTTCGACTCCCTGGTCTTCACGCCCGAGGCCCTCCGCCATCTGGTGGCGCAGGTCGGCGCCGGCCAGGTCGTGCTGGGCAGCGATTATCCCTTCCCCTGGGAACTTCATCCGGTGGACCCCATTCTTGCCACCGCATCGCTCAGCGACAGCGAAAAGGCCGACATCCTCGGCTATACCGCGGCAAAGCTGATGAACATCGAAGTCTAG
- a CDS encoding branched-chain amino acid ABC transporter permease yields the protein MSAEQTRKLIVLAAIWIILLLAPYWMVPLGGYTALATRVLVLGLAAMSLNFLLGFTGVLSFGHAAYFGLGAYGAGLTLKYLALSTPLALICGILLGGLCGAILGTLIVRRRGVYFAMVTIAFGQVFYYIAFQWSSLTGGDDGLRGFSRQPIDLGLFKIDILSSPNNFYFFVLFCFALAVGAMGFILRSPFGRTMIAIRENERRSRFLGIPVERHIWIAFTLSCFFMGFAGALYALVNNFADPRGLHYSQSGDFVMMAVMGGMRNFWGPLLGAAVFVILQDYLSSITVNWMSFVGLLFVLVVLFFPRGLLGFLQRSKA from the coding sequence TTGAGCGCCGAACAAACCCGCAAGCTGATCGTCCTTGCGGCGATCTGGATCATCTTGCTGCTCGCACCCTATTGGATGGTGCCGCTCGGCGGCTATACCGCACTGGCGACCCGTGTCCTCGTGCTCGGGCTGGCTGCGATGTCGCTGAACTTCCTGCTGGGCTTTACCGGCGTGCTGTCGTTCGGTCATGCCGCCTATTTCGGCCTCGGCGCCTATGGCGCAGGACTGACCCTGAAATACCTGGCGTTAAGCACGCCGCTCGCGCTGATCTGCGGAATACTTCTCGGCGGCCTTTGCGGCGCGATCCTGGGCACGCTGATCGTGCGACGGCGCGGCGTCTATTTTGCCATGGTGACGATCGCGTTCGGCCAGGTGTTCTACTACATCGCGTTTCAATGGAGTTCGCTGACCGGCGGTGACGACGGGCTGCGCGGCTTCTCGCGTCAGCCGATCGACCTCGGCCTGTTCAAGATCGATATCCTCTCCAGTCCCAATAATTTCTATTTCTTCGTGCTGTTTTGCTTCGCGCTGGCGGTCGGCGCCATGGGATTTATTTTGCGCTCGCCATTCGGCCGCACCATGATCGCGATCCGCGAGAACGAACGCCGCTCCCGTTTCCTTGGCATTCCCGTGGAACGTCACATCTGGATCGCGTTCACGCTGTCCTGCTTCTTCATGGGTTTTGCCGGCGCGCTCTATGCCCTCGTCAATAATTTCGCCGATCCGAGAGGGCTGCATTACAGCCAGTCCGGCGACTTCGTGATGATGGCCGTGATGGGCGGCATGCGAAACTTCTGGGGCCCGCTGCTCGGCGCCGCCGTTTTCGTGATCCTGCAGGATTATCTGTCGAGCATCACGGTCAACTGGATGTCGTTCGTCGGACTCCTCTTTGTTCTCGTGGTGCTGTTCTTCCCGCGCGGACTGCTCGGCTTCCTGCAGAGGAGCAAGGCATGA
- a CDS encoding cupin domain-containing protein, with protein sequence MTFSPWQSRFGEDSIQIPAIGLELRVRLPNRVSGGTLEMIETINAPGFGPPLHRHPETEVFRVLKGRYLFQVDDRHFLAEAGDVISVPGGAAHAFVNVTDTPAEQLILILPGIDAAAFFTGLGEIMKSGIPTSDVLNTFGQRWNVEFLGPPLRKDF encoded by the coding sequence ATGACTTTCAGTCCCTGGCAATCGCGCTTTGGCGAAGACTCGATTCAAATCCCCGCCATCGGCCTGGAGCTGCGTGTTCGGCTGCCCAACCGTGTGTCAGGCGGGACACTCGAGATGATCGAGACGATCAACGCGCCGGGCTTTGGGCCGCCGCTACACCGGCATCCCGAGACAGAGGTGTTCAGGGTTCTCAAGGGACGTTATCTGTTCCAGGTCGACGACCGGCATTTCCTAGCTGAAGCAGGTGACGTGATCAGCGTGCCCGGCGGCGCCGCGCACGCCTTCGTCAATGTCACGGACACGCCGGCCGAGCAGCTGATCCTGATCCTGCCGGGCATCGATGCCGCAGCGTTCTTTACCGGATTAGGTGAGATCATGAAGTCGGGTATTCCCACAAGCGACGTACTGAATACGTTCGGCCAACGCTGGAACGTGGAATTCCTAGGCCCACCGCTGCGGAAGGATTTTTGA
- a CDS encoding MBL fold metallo-hydrolase, producing the protein MPFWTCEQCGAQFPDSREPPSSCPICEDERQFVNWKGQSWVAREELAKRHTLVWHDDLGIPGIGAKPNFAIGQRALLLREPDGCVLWDCVPLVTREAVDYVQSLGGLKAIAVSHPHYYGAIADWSEAFGGVPIYLHNDDRAWITRPHRSIVLWSGESCRLSPDILLVRAGGHFAGGMVLHWRAGAEGRGALLTGDIATVAMDRRSLSFMYSYPNYIPLNAASIHRIADAIEPLAFDRIYGAWWGRNIASDAKAAFSASVRRYITAIS; encoded by the coding sequence ATGCCGTTCTGGACTTGCGAGCAGTGTGGCGCGCAGTTTCCCGATAGCCGCGAGCCGCCGTCATCTTGCCCGATTTGCGAAGATGAACGGCAGTTCGTCAACTGGAAGGGACAGTCGTGGGTCGCGCGCGAGGAACTGGCAAAACGCCACACGCTGGTTTGGCACGACGATCTCGGCATCCCCGGTATCGGCGCCAAGCCGAATTTCGCGATCGGGCAACGCGCGCTATTGCTGCGTGAGCCTGACGGCTGCGTGCTCTGGGATTGCGTTCCGCTGGTCACCCGCGAGGCGGTCGACTACGTCCAGTCGCTCGGCGGGCTGAAGGCGATCGCGGTCTCGCATCCGCATTATTATGGCGCGATCGCCGATTGGAGCGAAGCGTTCGGCGGCGTGCCGATCTATCTGCACAACGATGACCGCGCCTGGATCACACGGCCGCATCGTTCCATCGTGTTGTGGTCCGGAGAAAGCTGTCGGCTGTCCCCAGACATCCTCCTCGTACGTGCCGGTGGCCATTTTGCCGGCGGCATGGTGTTGCACTGGCGCGCGGGCGCGGAAGGGCGGGGAGCGCTGCTGACAGGCGACATCGCGACCGTGGCAATGGACCGCCGCTCGCTGAGCTTCATGTACAGCTATCCGAATTACATTCCGCTGAATGCGGCATCGATCCATCGCATTGCCGATGCCATCGAACCGCTGGCGTTCGATCGCATCTATGGCGCGTGGTGGGGCCGCAACATCGCCAGCGATGCGAAAGCGGCATTCAGCGCCTCGGTTCGGCGATATATCACCGCGATTTCGTGA
- a CDS encoding MlaD family protein: MKARASNFVIGATTLIVIAAAFVGFLGLRKIHAIQQRGPLRVVFEGSAAGVVKGGSVNFDGVQVGEVMSVKLDGPRKIVALTMIDNSAPIRRDTVVGLEAQGLTGVMAISLTGGAPAAPPVPLDEDGIPTLSADLSEAQSIRDTLHNVDHVLVDNRDAIKDTMRNFETYTATLADKGDEIDSVMRKADTAFASFDSAMTKIDNVIPELSRGKDGELYQKLRSIHELAESFKKRSATFMEDGRRTLLDVSDGANAMGRKFGPVKQP, from the coding sequence ATGAAGGCACGGGCAAGCAACTTCGTGATCGGGGCGACGACGCTCATTGTGATCGCCGCGGCGTTCGTCGGCTTTCTCGGTTTGCGGAAAATCCATGCGATCCAGCAGCGCGGCCCGCTCCGCGTGGTCTTTGAAGGCTCCGCGGCCGGCGTGGTCAAAGGCGGCAGCGTGAACTTCGACGGCGTCCAGGTCGGCGAAGTGATGTCCGTCAAGCTCGACGGGCCCCGCAAGATCGTTGCCCTTACCATGATCGATAACAGTGCCCCGATCCGCAGGGATACGGTGGTGGGCCTCGAAGCCCAGGGGTTGACCGGCGTGATGGCGATATCATTGACGGGTGGCGCGCCGGCGGCGCCGCCGGTGCCGCTCGATGAGGACGGCATTCCGACACTCTCGGCCGACCTGTCGGAGGCGCAATCGATCCGCGACACGCTGCACAACGTCGATCACGTCCTGGTCGACAACCGCGACGCCATCAAGGATACGATGCGCAATTTCGAAACCTATACGGCGACGTTGGCCGATAAAGGCGACGAGATCGACAGCGTCATGCGCAAGGCGGATACGGCGTTTGCGAGCTTCGACAGTGCGATGACGAAGATCGACAACGTCATTCCTGAACTTTCCAGGGGCAAGGACGGCGAACTGTATCAAAAGCTGCGCTCGATCCATGAGCTGGCCGAGAGCTTCAAGAAGCGCTCAGCCACCTTCATGGAGGACGGCCGCCGAACGCTGCTCGATGTCAGCGACGGCGCCAACGCGATGGGCCGCAAATTCGGACCGGTAAAGCAGCCGTGA
- a CDS encoding ABC transporter ATP-binding protein, which yields MNVLEIQNVTKRFGNLVAVRDVSLNVAKGELCAIIGPNGAGKTTFFNLISGFFPPTSGAIRFDGQDITKLSTHERVTRGMARTFQITEIFPELTVFENVRIAAEVAGGYRLRPWINRAEAAKIHRRVEETLKLVSLEGKTDRLVGELAHGDQRAAEIAMALALQPHLLLLDEPTAGMGDQETYQITQLIRRLHRDNNYSIVLIEHDMRVVFHLADRICVLDQGRMLAQGTPKEIAANETVQAAYLGTAA from the coding sequence ATGAACGTTCTCGAGATCCAGAATGTCACCAAGCGGTTCGGAAATCTGGTGGCCGTGCGCGATGTATCGCTGAACGTGGCGAAGGGCGAATTGTGCGCGATCATCGGGCCGAACGGCGCCGGCAAGACCACCTTCTTCAACCTGATCAGCGGATTTTTCCCGCCGACCTCGGGCGCCATCCGGTTCGACGGCCAGGACATCACGAAATTGTCGACCCATGAGCGCGTCACCCGCGGCATGGCCAGGACGTTCCAGATCACCGAGATTTTTCCCGAGTTGACCGTGTTCGAAAACGTCCGCATCGCCGCCGAAGTGGCCGGCGGATATCGCCTGCGGCCCTGGATCAACCGTGCGGAAGCAGCAAAAATTCACCGGCGCGTCGAAGAAACGCTCAAGCTGGTGTCGCTGGAGGGCAAGACGGACAGGCTGGTCGGCGAACTTGCACATGGCGACCAGCGCGCCGCCGAAATCGCGATGGCGCTGGCGTTGCAGCCGCATCTGCTGCTGCTTGACGAGCCGACCGCCGGCATGGGCGATCAGGAAACCTATCAGATCACCCAATTGATCCGCCGCCTGCACCGCGACAACAATTACTCCATCGTGCTGATCGAACACGACATGCGCGTGGTATTTCATCTCGCCGACCGCATCTGCGTGCTCGATCAAGGCAGGATGCTGGCGCAGGGCACGCCGAAGGAAATCGCCGCCAACGAGACCGTTCAGGCCGCCTATCTGGGCACCGCCGCATGA